A genomic segment from Glycine soja cultivar W05 chromosome 18, ASM419377v2, whole genome shotgun sequence encodes:
- the LOC114395995 gene encoding gibberellin-regulated protein 1-like, protein MEKKRKTLLLLLLMAATLFCMPIVSCAVSSVNIQGHLTHSELVKGPNRRLLPFVDCGARCRVRCSLHSRPKICSRACGTCCFRCRCVPPGTYGNREMCGKCYTDMITHGNKPKCP, encoded by the exons ATGGAGAAGAAAAGGAAGACTTTACTATTGCTGCTGCTCATGGCTGCAACTCTCTTCTGCATGCCAATT GTGTCGTGTGCTGTTTCTAGTGTCAACATTCAAGGCCATCTCACCCATTCTGAG CTGGTAAAAGGTCCCAATAGAAGGCTTTTGCCATTTGTGG ATTGTGGAGCGAGGTGCAGGGTGAGGTGCAGTTTGCACTCAAGGCCAAAAATTTGCTCAAGAGCTTGCGGGACATGCTGTTTCAGGTGCAGGTGTGTTCCTCCAGGCACTTACGGGAACAGAGAGATGTGTGGCAAGTGTTACACTGACATGATCACTCATGGCAACAAACCTAAGTGCCCCTAA
- the LOC114397498 gene encoding DEAD-box ATP-dependent RNA helicase 22-like isoform X2 — translation MIVTRSALMLHLQNPPIRYHFFSHFSYAPTFPTLFKPRPFSPTTPRQAQTRTFVSAVASSSSSAHGSNGRDTFFAEENVSWSSLGLSDTISRALSNIGLNRPSLVQASSVPSVLLGKDVIIAAETGSGKTYSYLVPLIDKLRDAQEHSLHAVLDQKVTSPQNVLLVLCPNVQLCEQVVRMANSLCRDDGETIVSVAAICGKQGWPIREPDVIVTTPAALLNYVDLDRTRRMEFMRGVKYVVFDEADLLLCGSFQNKVIRLINLLRFDEKLLSRSKKSVAEFPMKQEFSLSSEDAFEGEEELQTEAISEDDDNDKEDIVDINNEAENVKLRDWRRVRKNYERSKQYVFVAATLPVNGKKTAGGVLKYMFPDAEWVCGNYLHCHNPRLEQKWIEVMADTQVDELIKAVNHRFRSEDLVNAGGIHRTMVFANTVEAVEAVAKILLRSGIECSRYHKNCTLEERAQTLVDFHDKGGVLVCTDAAARGVDIPNVLHVIQADFATSAVDFLHRVGRTARAGQIGLVTSMWTESNRELVNAVRRAGELDQPVETAFSRKRSFRNKLKKRGTNKVRDSATIKESVLG, via the exons ATGATTGTGACTCGTTCTGCTTTGATGCTCCATCTCCAAAACCCACCAATTCGCTACCACTTCTTCTCCCACTTCAGCTATGCTCCCACCTTCCCTACTCTATTCAAACCTCGCCCTTTCTCTCCAACCACTCCACGCCAAGCACAAACCAGAACCTTTGTAAGCGCTGttgcatcatcatcatcatcagcaCATGGTTCCAATGGCAGAGACACTTTCTTTGCAGAAGAAAACGTTTCGTGGAGTTCACTCGGTCTCTCTGATACCATTTCTCGAGCGCTCTCTAACATTGGCCTCAATAGGCCCTCTCTCGTTCAG GCTTCTTCTGTACCGTCTGTGCTGTTAGGGAAGGATGTTATTATTGCTGCGGAGACTGGGAGTGGTAAAACATACAGTTACCTAGTTCCTCTAATTGATAAGCTTAGAGACGCCCAGGAACATTCTCTACATGCTGTGTTGGATCAAAAAGTGACCTCACCACAGAACGTTCTGCTGGTGCTTTGTCCAAATGTGCAACTTTGTGAGCAGGTAGTGAGGATGGCTAACAGTCTCTGTAGAGATGATGGCGAGACAATAGTTAGTGTGGCAGCCATTTGTGGCAAACAG GGATGGCCAATTCGGGAACCTGATGTCATTGTGACGACACCTGCTGCTCTTCTGAATTATGTTGACCTTGACAGAACCCGACGCATGGAATTTATGCGTGGTGTTAAATATGTG GTGTTTGATGAAGCTGATTTACTTCTCTGTGGGAGCTTCCAGAATAAAGTAATCCGCCTGATAAACTTGCTCCGCTTTGATGAAAAACTATTGTCTCGATCAAAAAAATCAGTAGCAGAGTTTCCGATGAAACAGGAATTTTCCTTGTCATCAGAAGATGCTTTTGAAGGTGAAGAGGAACTTCAAACTGAAGCCATCTCAGAAGACGATGACAATGATAAAGAGGATATTGTTGATATTAATAATGAAGCCGAAAATGTTAAACTAAGAGACTGGAGGAGAGTGAGGAAAAATTATGAGCGTAGTAAGCAGTATGTTTTTGTTGCTGCTACACTTCCAGTGAATGGAAAGAAGACAGCTGGAGGGGTATTGAAATATATGTTTCCTGATGCTGAGTGGGTTTGTGGAAACTATCTTCATTGTCACAATCCGAG ATTGGAGCAAAAATGGATAGAAGTTATGGCTGATACtcaagtggatgaactcataaAGGCTGTGAATCACAGATTCAGATCTGAAGATTTGGTTAATGCTGGTGGCATTCACAGAACAATGGTGTTTGCCAACACTGTTGAGGCTGTTGAAGCTGTGGCAAAGATATTACTCCGATCTGGGATTGAATGTTCTCGTTATCATAAGAATTGCACATTGGAAGAGCGAGCACAAACCTTAGTTGATTTTCATGATAAAGGTGGTGTTCTTGTATGTACCGATGCTGCTGCTCGTGGTGTTGATATTCCAAATGTTTTACATGTTATTCAG GCGGATTTTGCTACTTCTGCTGTAGACTTTTTGCATAGGGTTGGTCGTACCGCTAGAGCTGGTCAAATTGGACTTGTTACTAGCATGTGGACTGAATCCAACAGGGAGCTTGTTAATGCTGTTCGTCGGGCAGGGGAACTTGATCAACCTGTG GAAACTGCATTTAGCAGGAAAAGAAGCTTCCGCAACAAGCTCAAGAAAAGGG GTACTAACAAAGTCAGAGAttcagcaacaattaaagagagcgTTCTAGGATGA
- the LOC114397498 gene encoding DEAD-box ATP-dependent RNA helicase 22-like isoform X1, with protein MIVTRSALMLHLQNPPIRYHFFSHFSYAPTFPTLFKPRPFSPTTPRQAQTRTFVSAVASSSSSAHGSNGRDTFFAEENVSWSSLGLSDTISRALSNIGLNRPSLVQASSVPSVLLGKDVIIAAETGSGKTYSYLVPLIDKLRDAQEHSLHAVLDQKVTSPQNVLLVLCPNVQLCEQVVRMANSLCRDDGETIVSVAAICGKQGWPIREPDVIVTTPAALLNYVDLDRTRRMEFMRGVKYVVFDEADLLLCGSFQNKVIRLINLLRFDEKLLSRSKKSVAEFPMKQEFSLSSEDAFEGEEELQTEAISEDDDNDKEDIVDINNEAENVKLRDWRRVRKNYERSKQYVFVAATLPVNGKKTAGGVLKYMFPDAEWVCGNYLHCHNPRLEQKWIEVMADTQVDELIKAVNHRFRSEDLVNAGGIHRTMVFANTVEAVEAVAKILLRSGIECSRYHKNCTLEERAQTLVDFHDKGGVLVCTDAAARGVDIPNVLHVIQRILNSQVIQVICLNSQADFATSAVDFLHRVGRTARAGQIGLVTSMWTESNRELVNAVRRAGELDQPVETAFSRKRSFRNKLKKRGTNKVRDSATIKESVLG; from the exons ATGATTGTGACTCGTTCTGCTTTGATGCTCCATCTCCAAAACCCACCAATTCGCTACCACTTCTTCTCCCACTTCAGCTATGCTCCCACCTTCCCTACTCTATTCAAACCTCGCCCTTTCTCTCCAACCACTCCACGCCAAGCACAAACCAGAACCTTTGTAAGCGCTGttgcatcatcatcatcatcagcaCATGGTTCCAATGGCAGAGACACTTTCTTTGCAGAAGAAAACGTTTCGTGGAGTTCACTCGGTCTCTCTGATACCATTTCTCGAGCGCTCTCTAACATTGGCCTCAATAGGCCCTCTCTCGTTCAG GCTTCTTCTGTACCGTCTGTGCTGTTAGGGAAGGATGTTATTATTGCTGCGGAGACTGGGAGTGGTAAAACATACAGTTACCTAGTTCCTCTAATTGATAAGCTTAGAGACGCCCAGGAACATTCTCTACATGCTGTGTTGGATCAAAAAGTGACCTCACCACAGAACGTTCTGCTGGTGCTTTGTCCAAATGTGCAACTTTGTGAGCAGGTAGTGAGGATGGCTAACAGTCTCTGTAGAGATGATGGCGAGACAATAGTTAGTGTGGCAGCCATTTGTGGCAAACAG GGATGGCCAATTCGGGAACCTGATGTCATTGTGACGACACCTGCTGCTCTTCTGAATTATGTTGACCTTGACAGAACCCGACGCATGGAATTTATGCGTGGTGTTAAATATGTG GTGTTTGATGAAGCTGATTTACTTCTCTGTGGGAGCTTCCAGAATAAAGTAATCCGCCTGATAAACTTGCTCCGCTTTGATGAAAAACTATTGTCTCGATCAAAAAAATCAGTAGCAGAGTTTCCGATGAAACAGGAATTTTCCTTGTCATCAGAAGATGCTTTTGAAGGTGAAGAGGAACTTCAAACTGAAGCCATCTCAGAAGACGATGACAATGATAAAGAGGATATTGTTGATATTAATAATGAAGCCGAAAATGTTAAACTAAGAGACTGGAGGAGAGTGAGGAAAAATTATGAGCGTAGTAAGCAGTATGTTTTTGTTGCTGCTACACTTCCAGTGAATGGAAAGAAGACAGCTGGAGGGGTATTGAAATATATGTTTCCTGATGCTGAGTGGGTTTGTGGAAACTATCTTCATTGTCACAATCCGAG ATTGGAGCAAAAATGGATAGAAGTTATGGCTGATACtcaagtggatgaactcataaAGGCTGTGAATCACAGATTCAGATCTGAAGATTTGGTTAATGCTGGTGGCATTCACAGAACAATGGTGTTTGCCAACACTGTTGAGGCTGTTGAAGCTGTGGCAAAGATATTACTCCGATCTGGGATTGAATGTTCTCGTTATCATAAGAATTGCACATTGGAAGAGCGAGCACAAACCTTAGTTGATTTTCATGATAAAGGTGGTGTTCTTGTATGTACCGATGCTGCTGCTCGTGGTGTTGATATTCCAAATGTTTTACATGTTATTCAG AGGATCCTTAATTCTCAAGTCATTCAAGTAATCTGTCTCAACTCTCAA GCGGATTTTGCTACTTCTGCTGTAGACTTTTTGCATAGGGTTGGTCGTACCGCTAGAGCTGGTCAAATTGGACTTGTTACTAGCATGTGGACTGAATCCAACAGGGAGCTTGTTAATGCTGTTCGTCGGGCAGGGGAACTTGATCAACCTGTG GAAACTGCATTTAGCAGGAAAAGAAGCTTCCGCAACAAGCTCAAGAAAAGGG GTACTAACAAAGTCAGAGAttcagcaacaattaaagagagcgTTCTAGGATGA